In Oryza sativa Japonica Group chromosome 3, ASM3414082v1, one DNA window encodes the following:
- the LOC4333427 gene encoding uncharacterized protein isoform X1 → MDTNNGKGVVASWTSSMSSLMLSNLANLVASGTRTSAGFKQVHLNACARVVNEKFSTTLTGDQIRNHLKTWHKKFQKISRLRKVSGAIWDEENFIISLDEEHYNDYMQHNNKSDAEFFNRPITNYGEMLTIFGSTMAIGNFAKDSSSVLGTEDVEGTENEVNEDAPTIDHDERSSASKPKRQKTYAHDDDGLVGAFDRASDKLANAIIRSSTVGNELPDDLWDNLNSLPGFEQHHISFYYHYLVANPHIARAFNGLPFANKLDWVAMYISEKFPGAM, encoded by the exons ATGGACACCAACAACGGAAAGGGAGTTGTAGCCTCATGGACATCATCCATGTCATCTTTGATGCTCTCCAATTTGGCCAATCTGGTGGCTAGTGGCACAAGGACATCGGCTGGTTTTAAGCAGGTGCATCTCAATGCATGTGCTAGAGTTGTGAATGAAAAGTTTTCGACAACACTCACCGGGGATCAGATTAGAAATCATTTGAAGACATGGCATAAGAAGTTTCAAAAGATTAGTCGTCTTAGGAAGGTGAGTGGAGCTATTTGGGACGAAGAGAACTTCATTATTAGCCTTGACGAGGAGCACTACAATGACTATATGCAG CATAACAACAAGAGCGATGCTGAGTTTTTCAACAGGCCTATTACCAACTATGGTGAGATGCTTACCATATTTGGTAGTACCATGGCTATAGGAAATTTTGCAAAGGACTCAAGCTCAGTTCTAGGCACTGAAGATGTCGAGGGTACAGAGAATGAAGTGAATGAAGATGCTCCCACAATAGATCATGATGAGAGATCATCGGCTAGCAAGCCCAAGAGACAAAAGACATATGCACATGACGATGATGGTTTGGTTGGTGCATTTGACAGAGCTAGTGACAAACTAGCAAATGCCATAATAAGGTCTAGCACAGTTGGGAATGAACTACCTGATGATCTATGGGACAACTTGAATAGCCTTCCAGGTTTTGAGCAACATCACATCTCTTTCTACTATCACTATTTGGTTGCTAATCCACATATTGCTAGAGCTTTCAACGGTCTTCCATTTGCGAACAAACTTGATTGGGTTGCTATGTACATCAGCGAGAAGTTTCCCGGTGCTATGTAG
- the LOC4333427 gene encoding protein ALP1-like isoform X2 — protein MESSFRGRKNHATQNVMAAVDFDLRFTYVLAGWEGAAHDVVVLRDALERENGLHVPQGKFYLVDVGYGAKPGFLPPFRSTRYHLNEWGNNPVQNEKELFNLRHSSLRITVERAFGSLKRRFKILDDATPFFPFQTQVNIVVACCIIHNWVINDDIDELVMGPNESIIQDNDTSTVGQPNDHAWMVQFRQGLADQMWADRQNHHGN, from the exons ATGGAGTCGTCTTTTCGTGGTAGGAAGAATCATGCTACACAAAATGTAATGGCAGCAGTAGATTTTGATCTTCGGTTCACATATGTGTTGGCTGGTTGGGAGGGGGCTGCACATGATGTTGTAGTTTTAAGAGATGCTTTGGAACGTGAAAATGGTCTTCATGTCCCCCAAG GAAAATTCTACCTAGTTGATGTTGGATACGGAGCCAAACCGGGATTTTTGCCACCCTTTAGAAGCACCCGGTATCATCTAAATGAGTGGGGAAACAATCCGGTCCAAAATGAGAAGGAGTTGTTCAACCTTAGACACTCATCCCTTCGTATCACTGTTGAACGTGCATTTGGGTCACTGAAGAGGAGGTTCAAAATTCTTGATGATGCCACACCATTTTTCCCCTTTCAGACTCAAGTAAACATTGTTGTAGCTTGTTGTATTATTCATAATTGGGTGATAAATGATGATATTGATGAGCTTGTGATGGGCCCAAATGAGTCCATAATTCAAGACAACGATACTTCTACGGTTGGCCAACCAAACGACCACGCATGGATGGTTCAATTTAGGCAAGGACTTGCAGATCAGATGTGGGCCGATCGTCAAAATCACCATGGAAACTAA